A window from Telopea speciosissima isolate NSW1024214 ecotype Mountain lineage chromosome 8, Tspe_v1, whole genome shotgun sequence encodes these proteins:
- the LOC122671469 gene encoding transcription initiation factor TFIID subunit 15-like isoform X2 — translation MEGEAIDAGYGVRAGSGSPLRHRKFDRHYGSDFDQPAWSQRGRGLRGGRGRGRFRDSSPPYGRGRSSGRSYTRSFDEPGFGRPPSRGEGMNRNNPNVSPREGDWICPDPTCGNLNFARRDYCNNCNRLRFGPGGSPRRHSPGPVPHAPAPRFSGPPRNRSPARGMNGYRSPPRDWGRDRPRVFGADPPNLRHGGRFPDHQMRRERLDIREEEDYRARDKFDGPMRSEWGPRGRGRGLFHERRGYEGRNDRHPLSPPSHRGRWGRDLRERSRSPVRVGPPSRDFRRDAFMDRGPDDRRGMVRDRMDELY, via the exons ATGGAGGGAGAGGCCATTGATGCAG GATATGGGGTGCGCGCAGGTTCTGGTTCTCCTTTGCGCCATAGAAAGTTTGATCGTCACTATGGTTCTGACTTTGATCAACCGGCTTGGTCTCAACGAGGTCGTGGATTGAGGGGTGGAAGGGGACGTGGCAGATTTCGAGATTCTTCACCTCCTTATGGCCGAGGAAGGAGCAGTGGCAGGTCCTATACAAGAAGTTTTGATGAGCCTGGATTTGGTCGTCCCCCCTCCAGAGGTGAAGGCATGAACAGAAATAACCCAAATGTGTCTCCAAGGGAAGGAGATTGGATATGCCCAGATCCCAC TTGTGGGAACCTAAACTTTGCACGGAGGGATTACTGCAATAACTGCAACAGACTTCGTTTTGGACCTGGTGGTAGTCCTAGAAGGCATTCTCCAGGTCCAGTTCCACATGCTCCCGCACCACGCTTCTCTGGTCCACCAAGGAATCGCTCGCCTGCTAGGGGCATGAATGGCTATAGGTCTCCACCACGTGATTGGGGAAGAGATCGTCCTAGGGTGTTCGGTGCTGATCCACCCAACCTCAGGCACGGAGGAAGGTTTCCAGATCACCAGATGCGAAGGGAGAGGCTAGATATTCGTGAAGAGGAAGACTACAGGGCAAGAGACAAGTTTGATGGGCCTATGCGTTCTGAATGGGGCCCTAGAGGCCGTGGAAGGGGCTTGTTTCACGAAAGGAGAGGGTATGAGGGAAGGAATGATCGACATCCACTCTCTCCACCATCTCATCGTGGCCGGTGGGGTCGtgatttgagagagagaagccGATCACCAGTTAGGGTTGGACCTCCATCCAGGGATTTTAGGAGGGATGCATTTATGGACAGAGGACCAGATGATCGACGGGGTATGGTTAGAGACCGAATGGATGAACTGTACTAG